The window CTGGCAGTTCGGCCGCCGAAACCGACATGCCAAACAGGCTGACGGGCAGTAAATAAAGGGCCTGTGCGTTGGCCAACGCTGACACACCGCCTACAGGAAGCAAGCTGGCCAGCAACCCGTCAATATAAGCGCTCAATTGCAGCACGCCACGGCTGAAGAACACAGGAACAAAGTTTCTGATCACCACGCGCACGTTTTCCGTAAGCGAGCGGAAGAAGATTCGCAACTCTGGCGCGAGTCGCAGCACCATCGGAATCTGCACCAGAAATTGCAATCCACTCCCCACTACCGATCCCCAGGCCGTGTAAACGGCCAAGTGAGACATGTCAGCGCGTCGGCCCATCGCCAGCATTACCACGATAAAAGTGGCGTTCACGATAACCGGGGAAACATACGAGAGAAAGAACTTGCCGTGACTGTTCAGGATTCCCAGGCACCATGCCGACATTACCAGCAGTCCGACGCCGGGAAACAAAATCTGCACCAGTTGAATAGTGAGCCGACGGGTTTCGCCTTTGAACCCAAAGGCGATCACATCAATAATGTAGGGTGTTGCCAGCACTCCCACCAGCACCAGCACAGAAGTGATGACGGCCAGCAGGGAAAAGACCGCACCCGCCACCCGTCCTGCCTCTTCGCGGTCTTTCTGGGCCAGCAGTTTGGCATAGACAGGGATAAACGATGCCGAAAGCACGCCTTCGCCAAAAAGATTTTGCAGCATGTTGGGGATGCGCAGCGCCGCCTTAAATGCGTCCGCAACATAAGTAATGCCGAAATAATGGGCAAAGATGCGATCGCGCACCAGACCGGTAATGCGGCTGAGAAAGATTCCCGCCGCCACCAGAAAGGCGTGCCGTCCCACTCCGGCGTGGCCCCCCGGCCTGGTAGAAGTTGTCACGCGTGTGCTCGTCCCATCCAACCTTGTTTATAAATGAGAAGTCCATGTCCTGTGGGCTAAATTATTCACTCAGCCGCACTTGGAACCTCCACTATACTGGGCAAATAAGGACCCCAAGTAGTGAAGGGACAACGCATGCGTTTGAGCAGCACTTCCAGCTTTTTGGCGATGATGATTTTTCTGGGTTGCGCAGCCGGTTTCATGGCCGCGCAAGAAGCCACTCCAGAGGGTTCTTACCAGCAGACGTGCAGTGATATTTCCGTCAAGAA is drawn from Terriglobia bacterium and contains these coding sequences:
- the murJ gene encoding murein biosynthesis integral membrane protein MurJ, with translation MVAAGIFLSRITGLVRDRIFAHYFGITYVADAFKAALRIPNMLQNLFGEGVLSASFIPVYAKLLAQKDREEAGRVAGAVFSLLAVITSVLVLVGVLATPYIIDVIAFGFKGETRRLTIQLVQILFPGVGLLVMSAWCLGILNSHGKFFLSYVSPVIVNATFIVVMLAMGRRADMSHLAVYTAWGSVVGSGLQFLVQIPMVLRLAPELRIFFRSLTENVRVVIRNFVPVFFSRGVLQLSAYIDGLLASLLPVGGVSALANAQALYLLPVSLFGMSVSAAELPAMSSAVGTDEQIATTLRQRIAASTKRVGFFVVPSAVGFIALGDVITATIYQTGKFSHGDAVKVWTILAGSGVGLVASTVGRLYSSAYYALRDTRTPVRFAVIRVVLTTVLGYLCSQQLPLLLHIDPFWGAAGLTASAGFAAWVEFTLLRRGMNLKIGRSEFPASYFARLWLAAIIGAAVAWGVKLGLHPQRPIIGGLLILVPYGAVYLGCTALMGIEQAGGLVRRVFSKSRA